A region of Nostoc sp. 'Peltigera membranacea cyanobiont' N6 DNA encodes the following proteins:
- the hpsU gene encoding hormogonium polysaccharide biosynthesis acetyltransferase HpsU produces MTNDQPFVDLRKYDQSWFDRGRPSWYVLLWWLVQAIAFPLTPQPLNILRCALLRLFGASIGKGVLIRPTARFTYPWKVTIGNYSWIGDNVVLYSLDRIHIGEHCVVSQKSYLCTGSHDIQDPAFGLKTASITINNGAWVAADCFVGPGVQIGANAVIGARSTVLTNMPSGQVCWGSPCHPKTSRIKLDLPTNP; encoded by the coding sequence ATGACCAATGACCAACCTTTCGTAGATTTACGCAAATATGACCAATCTTGGTTTGATCGGGGACGGCCAAGTTGGTATGTATTATTATGGTGGCTTGTACAAGCGATCGCATTTCCCCTCACTCCTCAACCGTTAAATATTCTGCGTTGTGCTTTGCTACGACTATTTGGCGCTAGTATCGGCAAAGGCGTATTAATTCGACCCACGGCCCGCTTCACCTATCCTTGGAAAGTTACCATTGGCAACTACAGTTGGATTGGAGATAACGTAGTTTTATACAGCCTCGATCGGATTCACATCGGCGAACACTGCGTAGTTTCCCAAAAAAGTTATTTGTGTACTGGTAGTCACGATATCCAAGATCCTGCTTTTGGGTTAAAAACAGCGAGTATCACAATTAACAACGGTGCATGGGTAGCAGCAGATTGTTTCGTCGGGCCGGGAGTGCAAATTGGGGCTAATGCTGTGATTGGCGCTCGTAGTACTGTTTTGACTAATATGCCTTCTGGACAAGTTTGTTGGGGAAGCCCCTGTCATCCCAAGACGAGTCGGATAAAACTCGATCTCCCCACAAACCCATGA
- the cobU gene encoding bifunctional adenosylcobinamide kinase/adenosylcobinamide-phosphate guanylyltransferase codes for MGKIILVTGPARSGKSEWAESLAMQSGKAVVYVATATDNTDDREWHQRILEHQQRRPQDWATLSVPIELSATLADAKPYTCLLVDSLGTWVANLLEEDKSSWENIVAEFLETVDLVAADIVFVAEEVGWGVVPAYPLGRMFRDRLGSLVRQLAALSETVYLVTAGHVLNLSILGSPLPNREDAGTFRSQDS; via the coding sequence TTGGGTAAAATCATCCTAGTAACAGGGCCAGCACGATCTGGTAAAAGTGAATGGGCGGAAAGTCTGGCTATGCAGTCAGGGAAAGCAGTTGTTTATGTAGCAACAGCCACCGATAACACAGACGATCGAGAATGGCATCAACGCATCTTAGAACACCAACAACGTCGTCCCCAAGATTGGGCAACTCTATCTGTACCGATAGAACTGTCTGCTACCCTTGCTGATGCTAAACCCTATACCTGCCTTTTAGTTGATTCTTTAGGAACTTGGGTTGCTAATCTCTTAGAGGAGGATAAATCTAGCTGGGAAAATATCGTTGCGGAGTTCTTAGAGACAGTGGATCTGGTTGCTGCTGATATCGTGTTTGTAGCAGAAGAGGTAGGTTGGGGTGTAGTACCAGCTTATCCTCTGGGGAGGATGTTCCGCGATCGCTTGGGTTCATTAGTGCGTCAGCTAGCTGCACTTAGCGAAACTGTTTATTTAGTTACTGCTGGTCATGTTCTCAATCTCAGTATTCTTGGTTCGCCATTGCCAAATAGAGAGGATGCTGGAACATTTAGGAGTCAAGATTCTTAA
- the purS gene encoding phosphoribosylformylglycinamidine synthase subunit PurS has product MQTKYLAKIFVTLRPSVLDPAGVAVQSGLQQLGYDNVEQVRIGKYIELTITSTEEKKARQDLDRICDQMLANTVIENYRFELIEVETQTGVF; this is encoded by the coding sequence GTGCAAACCAAGTATCTAGCCAAAATTTTTGTTACGCTTCGTCCTTCAGTCTTAGACCCTGCTGGTGTGGCTGTACAATCCGGTCTTCAGCAACTGGGATACGATAACGTTGAACAGGTGCGGATTGGCAAGTACATTGAACTCACCATCACCTCGACTGAGGAAAAGAAAGCGCGTCAAGACCTCGATCGCATTTGTGACCAAATGCTAGCAAATACCGTAATTGAAAACTACCGCTTTGAGTTGATTGAGGTCGAAACCCAAACGGGAGTCTTTTAG
- the purQ gene encoding phosphoribosylformylglycinamidine synthase subunit PurQ: MKFGVVVFPGSNCDRDVAYVTRDLLLQPTRMVWHQETDIADLDVLIVPGGFSYGDYLRCGAIARFSPVMQQVVEHAQKGKFVIGICNGFQVLTEAGLLPGVLTRNRDLHFICDRVPLKVERTNLSWTQAYTTNEVITLPIAHGEGRFYADEATLAEIEANGQVVFRYAEENPNGSLNNIAGICNRQGNVLGMMPHPERASDPMLGNSDGLRLFQGLLEKVAALA, from the coding sequence ATGAAATTTGGTGTTGTTGTTTTTCCGGGTTCTAATTGCGATCGCGATGTTGCTTATGTAACCAGAGATTTGCTTTTACAACCAACTCGCATGGTTTGGCATCAAGAGACAGACATTGCTGATTTGGATGTCCTCATCGTCCCTGGTGGCTTTAGTTACGGGGATTATCTGCGCTGCGGTGCGATCGCACGTTTTTCACCCGTGATGCAGCAGGTTGTAGAACATGCTCAAAAGGGTAAGTTTGTCATTGGTATTTGCAACGGGTTTCAGGTATTAACTGAAGCTGGACTTTTGCCAGGGGTATTAACCAGAAATCGGGATTTGCATTTTATTTGCGATCGCGTCCCCTTGAAAGTTGAGCGTACCAATCTCTCGTGGACGCAAGCTTATACCACTAATGAAGTTATCACTTTACCTATTGCCCACGGAGAGGGTCGATTCTACGCTGATGAAGCCACTCTCGCTGAAATTGAAGCTAACGGGCAAGTCGTGTTTCGTTATGCAGAGGAGAATCCCAACGGTTCATTGAACAACATTGCCGGGATTTGCAATCGTCAGGGCAATGTGTTGGGGATGATGCCGCACCCAGAAAGGGCATCTGACCCGATGTTAGGGAATAGTGATGGCTTGAGGTTGTTTCAGGGCTTGCTAGAGAAGGTAGCGGCATTAGCCTAG
- a CDS encoding manganese catalase family protein: MFFHKKEPIHAVNVSEANPRFAQLLLEQFGGATGELSAALQYWVQSFHVENAGIKDMLQDIAIEEFGHLEMVGKLIEAHTKNVDQTEAYKSTLFAVRGIGPHFLDSQGVAWTASYLNEGGDVVRDLRANVAAEAGARQTYESLIKLATDKGTQETLVHLLTREISHTQMFMKALDSLGKLTDPFFGNVKPDETVALYYNLSTNGDGKDERGPWNSEPTFKYIANPLESHS, from the coding sequence ATGTTTTTTCACAAAAAAGAGCCTATTCATGCAGTTAACGTTAGTGAAGCAAACCCTCGTTTTGCTCAGTTACTTCTAGAGCAGTTTGGCGGAGCTACTGGAGAACTTAGTGCGGCCCTGCAATATTGGGTGCAATCTTTCCATGTAGAAAATGCTGGAATAAAAGACATGCTCCAAGACATTGCAATCGAGGAATTCGGCCATTTAGAAATGGTTGGTAAACTCATTGAAGCTCATACTAAAAATGTGGATCAAACCGAGGCTTATAAGAGTACTCTGTTTGCAGTTCGAGGAATTGGGCCTCATTTTCTAGATAGCCAGGGTGTTGCTTGGACTGCAAGCTACTTGAACGAGGGTGGAGATGTCGTGCGCGATTTAAGAGCTAACGTTGCAGCAGAAGCCGGCGCTCGTCAAACTTACGAATCATTGATCAAATTAGCAACTGACAAAGGAACCCAAGAGACTTTAGTCCATCTGTTAACACGAGAAATTTCTCATACCCAGATGTTTATGAAAGCTCTAGATTCACTGGGTAAATTGACAGATCCATTCTTTGGTAATGTTAAGCCAGATGAAACAGTTGCTCTCTACTACAACCTATCTACAAATGGTGATGGTAAAGATGAGCGTGGCCCTTGGAATTCTGAGCCAACATTCAAATACATTGCTAACCCCCTAGAAAGTCACTCTTAA
- a CDS encoding glycosyltransferase family 2 protein yields the protein MSSKIPVSVLIPAKNEQANLPACLASVSRADEIFVVDSQSTDNSIEIAKSHGVNVVQFNFNGRWPKKKNWSLDNLPFRNEWVLIVDCDERITPELWEEIDQAIKNEEYTGYYLNRRVFFLGKWIRYGGKYPDWNLRLFQHKKGRYENLHTEDIPNTGDNEVHEHVILQGKVGYLKNDMLHEDFRDLYHWLERHNRYSNWEASVYFNTLTGKDDSGTIGANLFGDAVQRKRFLKKVWVHLPFKPFLRFILFYIIQRGFLDGKAGYIYARLLSQYEYQIGVKLYELRSCGGHLNTATTPKEGAEEQGSIGAEGKLLTIDS from the coding sequence ATGTCATCTAAAATACCAGTTTCAGTACTAATTCCAGCAAAAAACGAACAAGCAAACTTGCCAGCTTGTCTCGCTAGCGTCAGCAGAGCAGATGAAATATTTGTAGTAGATTCTCAAAGTACCGACAACAGCATTGAAATTGCCAAAAGTCACGGTGTAAATGTCGTGCAATTCAACTTCAATGGACGCTGGCCTAAAAAGAAAAATTGGTCTTTAGATAATCTCCCTTTCCGTAACGAATGGGTGCTAATTGTAGATTGCGACGAACGCATTACCCCAGAACTTTGGGAAGAAATTGACCAAGCAATTAAAAATGAAGAATATACAGGTTATTACCTCAACCGCCGCGTATTTTTCTTAGGAAAATGGATTCGTTATGGTGGTAAATATCCCGATTGGAATCTTCGTTTATTTCAGCATAAAAAAGGCCGCTACGAAAACCTACATACAGAAGATATTCCCAACACTGGCGACAACGAAGTTCACGAACATGTGATTTTGCAGGGCAAAGTTGGGTATCTCAAAAATGATATGCTCCACGAGGACTTCCGCGACCTTTATCACTGGTTAGAACGTCATAACCGTTATTCCAACTGGGAAGCCAGCGTTTATTTTAATACTCTCACAGGTAAAGATGATAGCGGCACTATCGGCGCGAATCTCTTTGGTGATGCAGTCCAACGCAAGCGCTTTTTGAAAAAAGTGTGGGTACACCTGCCATTTAAACCCTTTTTACGGTTCATTTTATTTTATATAATTCAACGCGGTTTTTTGGATGGCAAAGCCGGATATATCTATGCACGTTTGCTAAGTCAATACGAGTATCAAATTGGCGTTAAACTCTACGAATTACGCAGCTGTGGTGGTCACTTAAACACTGCAACTACTCCGAAGGAAGGAGCAGAGGAGCAGGGGAGCATAGGAGCAGAGGGCAAGCTATTGACTATTGACTCCTAA
- a CDS encoding glycosyltransferase family 2 protein: protein MPDTQISAIICTHNRDTYLGAAIDSLLAQDFATDFEIVVVDNGSSDRTREVVEQRVHNPRLKYVFEPTIGLSVARNTGAKVASGDILAYLDDDAVASPGWLQVLYLAYYNNSKLAIAGGKVTLLWPPGIEQPGWLSPGLAANLGAYDLGDSNIYIEQPGLTPRGLNYSIRRSFLEEIGGFDPHLGRVGKNLLSNEELQMTEFALQRGWQVAYLPEALVAHNVAPERLQRTWFLNRGWWQGISECYREQLAGKAGIAQLQRGSERFVRGLYKALQYFSDPAERFDKLVYAYGQIGYLNAAIQGLLFTSNKK, encoded by the coding sequence ATGCCAGACACCCAAATCTCTGCCATTATCTGTACCCACAATCGAGATACCTATTTAGGGGCTGCAATTGATAGTCTTTTAGCGCAGGATTTTGCTACTGACTTTGAAATCGTGGTAGTTGATAATGGATCTAGCGATCGCACCCGTGAGGTTGTAGAACAAAGGGTCCACAATCCGCGCCTGAAGTATGTATTTGAACCCACCATTGGTTTATCTGTCGCCCGTAACACAGGCGCAAAAGTAGCTAGTGGTGATATTCTTGCTTATCTGGATGACGATGCTGTTGCTAGCCCTGGCTGGCTACAAGTTTTATATCTTGCCTATTACAATAATTCTAAACTAGCGATCGCAGGTGGCAAAGTCACTCTCCTATGGCCCCCAGGAATCGAACAACCAGGGTGGCTATCTCCAGGACTAGCTGCAAATTTGGGTGCATACGACTTGGGTGACAGCAACATCTACATCGAGCAACCTGGCTTAACACCCAGAGGCTTAAATTACTCCATCCGCCGCAGTTTCCTAGAAGAAATTGGCGGTTTTGATCCTCATCTCGGTCGAGTGGGGAAAAATCTATTATCTAATGAAGAACTGCAAATGACCGAATTTGCCCTACAGCGTGGTTGGCAAGTCGCTTATCTTCCTGAAGCGCTAGTTGCTCACAATGTAGCCCCAGAACGTCTACAACGCACCTGGTTTTTAAACCGAGGCTGGTGGCAGGGTATCAGTGAATGCTATCGAGAACAACTCGCTGGTAAAGCTGGAATCGCTCAATTGCAGCGAGGTAGCGAACGGTTTGTGCGTGGCTTGTATAAAGCATTGCAATATTTCTCCGATCCAGCAGAACGGTTTGACAAACTTGTATATGCTTACGGTCAGATTGGTTACTTAAATGCTGCTATTCAAGGTCTTTTATTCACATCAAATAAGAAATAA
- the hemN gene encoding oxygen-independent coproporphyrinogen III oxidase — protein MVFLLPGVKFDLDLIQKYDTRAPRYTSYPPATELSETFTETDFKAAIAASNQRQTPMSLYFHIPFCQSACYFCGCNTVISNNKNIAKPYVESLVQDIKNTAALIDPDRKVLQIHWGGGTPNYLEHHQVEFLWKNINRYFNIDPQAEISIEINPRYIDKNYIFFLREIGFNRISFGIQDFNHQVQVAVNRVQPEEMLFDVMSWVKEAKFESVNVDLIYGLPYQTRETFQETLKKTIELDPDRIVVFNFAYVPWLKPTQKNIPQEALPPAEEKLEILKMTIEELTNNQYLFIGMDHFAKTNDELAIAQRNGTLKRNFQGYTTHAETELFGFGSTSITMLEDAYAQNHKELKDYYQTIASGNLPVSKGVKLTQNDIIRRDVIMGIMSHFQLHKQEIENKYQIDFDEYFSDELEALKPLEADGLVSLSKNQIQITDIGRLLVRNIAVIFDTHTKMRETKFSRAI, from the coding sequence ATGGTTTTTCTATTACCTGGTGTCAAGTTTGATCTGGATCTGATTCAAAAGTACGACACTCGCGCACCTAGATATACCAGTTACCCGCCCGCTACAGAGTTAAGCGAAACATTTACTGAAACTGATTTTAAGGCCGCGATCGCAGCATCGAATCAACGCCAAACTCCTATGAGTTTATATTTCCACATCCCCTTTTGCCAAAGTGCTTGCTACTTCTGCGGCTGTAACACGGTAATTTCCAACAACAAGAATATTGCTAAACCTTACGTAGAGTCTTTGGTTCAAGACATCAAAAACACCGCAGCTTTAATCGATCCAGACAGAAAAGTGTTGCAAATCCATTGGGGAGGCGGTACACCTAATTACTTGGAGCATCACCAAGTAGAATTTTTATGGAAAAACATCAATCGCTATTTCAACATCGATCCCCAAGCAGAAATCTCAATTGAAATTAATCCTCGCTATATCGATAAAAACTACATCTTCTTTCTGAGAGAGATTGGATTTAACCGCATTAGTTTCGGCATTCAGGATTTTAATCACCAAGTTCAAGTAGCTGTAAATCGTGTCCAGCCAGAAGAAATGCTCTTTGATGTCATGAGTTGGGTCAAAGAAGCTAAGTTTGAAAGTGTGAATGTAGACCTAATTTATGGTTTACCTTATCAAACCCGCGAAACATTTCAAGAAACGCTGAAAAAAACAATTGAATTAGATCCTGACCGAATTGTTGTCTTTAATTTTGCCTATGTTCCGTGGCTCAAACCGACACAAAAAAATATTCCTCAAGAAGCGCTCCCCCCAGCCGAGGAAAAGTTAGAGATTCTGAAAATGACTATTGAAGAATTGACGAATAACCAATATCTATTTATTGGGATGGATCACTTCGCCAAAACTAATGATGAACTAGCGATCGCTCAACGGAATGGCACTCTAAAACGCAATTTTCAGGGCTACACTACCCACGCGGAGACAGAGTTATTTGGCTTTGGTTCTACATCCATCACTATGCTAGAAGATGCTTATGCTCAAAATCACAAGGAATTGAAGGATTATTATCAGACAATTGCATCGGGTAATTTACCTGTTAGCAAAGGTGTCAAGCTGACTCAAAATGATATTATCAGGCGGGATGTTATCATGGGTATTATGTCTCACTTCCAGTTGCATAAGCAAGAGATTGAAAACAAATATCAGATCGATTTTGATGAATATTTCTCTGATGAACTAGAGGCGTTAAAACCATTAGAAGCTGATGGTCTAGTCAGTTTATCAAAAAATCAGATCCAGATTACAGACATCGGGAGATTACTAGTCAGAAATATTGCTGTTATATTTGATACTCACACTAAAATGCGAGAGACAAAATTCTCCCGTGCTATTTAA
- a CDS encoding HlyD family efflux transporter periplasmic adaptor subunit, with product MTQLNGNHLNGNQKNGNQKNGVKQDSPILTKQQKAAQESLINSSSQEFEQSIVLRQSPVWSRTIMITLMGLACFGITWAYFAKIEQVVPATGQLKPEGTVKEVQAPVSGVVKTVNVKDGQVVKAGDLLLTFDSIASVAELNSLNKIRIALIKENQIYRRLMSASTATGTELLYLRGNLPQETTFLLKSRAAIVAENDLLRTQLRNSGKDSTLGIDEQQRLQVAKKELDSRSAAAQLEVEKTRKQLSQNQFKLEDSKSSLAIQEGILAKLKILAEEGGISQLQYLNQQQEVQNRTAEVAQLGEEQKRLQFDIEKGQQELSNTVAVSDKNVLDKIADNKQRIAAIDSQFMKVILDNEQRLADVNSKISQSQLNVKYQELRAPVAGTVFDLQAKNPGFVATPTTKLLQIVPNEKYIAEVFITNKDIGFVRKAMKVDIRIDSFPYSEFGDIKGEVMGIGSDALPPDQTHQFYRFPAKLHLDKQSLVIKGKNVNLQSGMSISANIKVREERTVLSLFTELFTKQIDSLKEVR from the coding sequence ATGACTCAACTTAATGGGAATCACCTCAACGGCAATCAGAAAAACGGTAATCAGAAAAATGGAGTCAAACAAGATTCACCAATACTTACAAAACAACAGAAAGCGGCTCAAGAGTCTTTAATTAACTCAAGTAGTCAGGAATTTGAGCAATCAATTGTCTTGCGCCAATCTCCAGTTTGGTCGCGGACAATCATGATTACTCTGATGGGGCTAGCCTGTTTTGGAATTACTTGGGCTTATTTTGCCAAAATTGAGCAAGTAGTGCCAGCAACAGGGCAATTAAAACCGGAAGGGACAGTTAAAGAAGTTCAGGCTCCTGTTAGTGGAGTAGTGAAAACGGTTAATGTTAAAGATGGGCAAGTAGTAAAGGCAGGAGATTTGTTGCTGACTTTTGATTCTATTGCCTCTGTTGCTGAATTAAATTCTTTGAATAAAATTCGCATTGCATTAATTAAAGAAAACCAGATTTATCGTCGATTGATGAGTGCAAGTACTGCCACAGGAACAGAACTGCTATATTTGCGCGGTAATTTACCACAAGAAACGACTTTCCTGCTGAAAAGTCGGGCAGCGATAGTAGCAGAAAATGACTTATTACGGACTCAATTAAGAAATTCTGGCAAAGATTCTACGCTAGGAATTGATGAGCAACAACGCCTACAAGTTGCCAAAAAAGAATTAGATTCTCGATCTGCTGCGGCGCAATTGGAAGTAGAAAAAACCAGGAAACAACTTAGTCAAAATCAATTTAAGCTGGAAGATAGTAAATCAAGTTTAGCTATTCAAGAGGGGATTTTAGCGAAACTGAAGATACTAGCAGAAGAAGGTGGTATCTCTCAACTTCAGTATCTCAATCAGCAACAAGAAGTACAAAACCGCACGGCGGAAGTAGCACAACTAGGTGAAGAACAAAAACGTCTCCAGTTTGATATAGAAAAAGGACAACAAGAGTTAAGCAATACAGTGGCTGTTTCTGATAAAAACGTTTTGGATAAGATCGCTGATAACAAACAGCGGATTGCCGCAATCGATAGCCAATTCATGAAAGTGATCCTAGATAATGAACAGCGTTTGGCAGATGTCAACAGTAAAATATCTCAATCACAGTTAAACGTTAAATATCAAGAACTCCGTGCGCCTGTAGCCGGAACAGTTTTTGATTTACAAGCAAAAAACCCTGGATTTGTAGCCACTCCGACGACAAAACTACTGCAAATTGTCCCGAATGAAAAGTACATAGCTGAAGTTTTTATCACCAATAAAGATATCGGTTTTGTCCGAAAAGCAATGAAGGTAGATATAAGAATTGACTCCTTTCCTTACAGCGAATTTGGCGATATCAAAGGGGAAGTTATGGGGATAGGTTCAGACGCATTACCGCCAGACCAAACACATCAGTTTTATAGGTTTCCGGCAAAGCTGCATTTGGATAAACAATCCTTAGTAATTAAGGGTAAAAATGTGAATTTGCAATCAGGTATGTCAATCAGCGCTAATATAAAAGTACGCGAAGAACGAACTGTACTTAGTTTATTCACTGAGTTGTTTACCAAGCAAATTGATAGTCTTAAAGAAGTACGTTGA
- a CDS encoding Fur family transcriptional regulator: MRAIRTRSQERIFNLLKTIKKGISAQDIYVELRNTNQSMGLATVYRSLEALKLEGMVQVRNLANGEALYSLAQQDKHHLTCLQCGVSIPIHQCPVHDLENQLESSHKFKVFYHTLEFFGLCSQCQVNQTNEIGQ, encoded by the coding sequence ATGAGAGCTATACGCACCCGCAGTCAAGAGCGTATTTTCAACCTACTGAAAACCATCAAAAAAGGCATTTCCGCCCAGGATATTTACGTAGAACTACGTAACACAAATCAGAGTATGGGTTTAGCGACAGTTTACCGCTCTTTAGAAGCCTTAAAACTCGAAGGCATGGTACAAGTGCGGAATTTGGCTAATGGTGAAGCCCTCTACAGCCTAGCCCAGCAAGATAAACATCACCTTACTTGCTTGCAATGCGGTGTCTCAATTCCGATTCATCAATGCCCCGTCCATGACTTAGAAAACCAGTTAGAATCCAGCCATAAGTTTAAGGTTTTTTACCACACCCTGGAGTTTTTTGGGTTGTGCAGCCAATGCCAGGTAAATCAAACTAATGAAATTGGTCAATAG